From Anaerolineales bacterium, one genomic window encodes:
- the sucC gene encoding ADP-forming succinate--CoA ligase subunit beta → MKLHEYRSKQLFSQNGIPIPRGRVAMTAQEAKVVAQELGSRVVIKAQVLVGGRGKAGGIRLVDSPEEAEEMATHVLGMHVKGLPVRRVLVDEAADIQSEIYLSVTNDRSRRCPVIIASAEGGVDIEEVARTKPEKIVRVHVDPLLGMRQYQARQLAASIELPREYWQQFGNIVRGLYDTYVNTDATLAEINPLVISGDDRLLALDGKMIIDDNALFRRPELAEMRDLDEEEPTEREARRFSLSYVKLDGSIGCMVNGAGLAMATMDVIKLYGGEPANFLDIGGGAGADKVAAAFNLILKDKGVRAVLINIFGGITRCDEVARGILAAMKEVEGNLPMVVRLVGTNEEQGRHLLHNADMVVATSLSDSAQKAIQLASEGKSA, encoded by the coding sequence ATGAAGCTTCATGAGTATCGGTCCAAGCAATTGTTTTCTCAAAACGGCATCCCGATCCCGCGGGGCAGGGTTGCCATGACGGCCCAGGAAGCGAAGGTCGTGGCGCAAGAATTGGGGAGCCGCGTGGTAATCAAGGCGCAAGTGCTGGTTGGCGGACGCGGTAAGGCAGGCGGAATCCGCCTGGTCGATTCGCCGGAAGAAGCGGAAGAGATGGCCACGCATGTGCTGGGGATGCACGTGAAAGGCTTGCCTGTGCGGCGAGTATTGGTCGACGAGGCAGCGGACATCCAATCGGAAATCTATCTCAGCGTCACGAACGACCGCAGCCGGCGTTGTCCGGTGATCATCGCCTCTGCTGAAGGCGGCGTAGACATCGAAGAAGTGGCGAGAACGAAGCCCGAAAAAATCGTGCGTGTTCACGTCGATCCCTTATTGGGCATGCGCCAGTATCAGGCGCGTCAGTTGGCGGCATCGATTGAATTGCCGCGGGAATATTGGCAGCAGTTCGGCAACATCGTCCGCGGCTTGTACGATACGTATGTCAACACCGACGCGACACTGGCTGAAATCAATCCCCTGGTCATCTCCGGCGACGATCGCTTACTCGCCCTGGACGGAAAAATGATCATCGACGACAACGCGCTGTTTCGCCGCCCCGAACTTGCGGAGATGCGGGACCTGGATGAGGAGGAACCGACTGAACGGGAAGCGCGGCGATTCAGCCTATCCTACGTGAAATTGGATGGAAGCATCGGATGCATGGTCAACGGCGCAGGATTGGCCATGGCGACGATGGACGTGATCAAACTCTACGGCGGAGAACCGGCTAATTTTCTGGACATCGGTGGAGGCGCCGGCGCAGATAAAGTTGCCGCAGCGTTCAACTTGATCTTGAAGGATAAAGGCGTGCGTGCGGTATTGATCAACATATTTGGAGGCATCACGCGCTGCGACGAGGTGGCGCGCGGGATACTCGCGGCGATGAAAGAAGTCGAAGGAAATCTACCCATGGTCGTCCGGCTGGTAGGAACCAACGAGGAGCAAGGCCGGCACTTGCTGCATAATGCGGATATGGTTGTGGCGACTTCCCTGAGCGATTCCGCACAGAAGGCCATTCAATTGGCGTCGGAGGGAAAGTCAGCATGA
- a CDS encoding GtrA family protein, with amino-acid sequence MNATTRRRREFIRFVKFSVVGTFGAVVDFGTFNLLHSVIGLNSLPSSVCSFTAAIISNFIWNRYWTYPDSRSKPIPHQATQFLGVNLIGLLIRTPIFAFSEAPMTRFAEWLLVNIPSTFPPGEASFLPIESAVLGSNLALATAVIVVLFWNFTVNRIWTYSDVT; translated from the coding sequence ATGAACGCAACCACCAGAAGACGTCGGGAATTCATACGCTTCGTCAAATTTTCGGTTGTGGGGACGTTCGGGGCCGTCGTCGATTTCGGCACCTTCAACCTACTGCATTCCGTCATTGGCTTGAACAGCCTGCCGTCCAGTGTGTGCTCATTCACGGCCGCGATCATCAGCAATTTCATATGGAATCGCTACTGGACCTACCCGGATTCGCGCTCCAAACCCATCCCCCATCAAGCCACGCAGTTTCTCGGCGTAAATCTGATCGGCCTGCTGATCCGTACTCCGATATTTGCTTTTTCGGAGGCCCCCATGACTCGCTTTGCAGAATGGCTGCTCGTCAACATCCCTTCCACGTTCCCCCCCGGCGAAGCTTCATTCCTTCCGATCGAGAGCGCAGTTCTGGGTAGCAATCTGGCACTCGCCACGGCGGTCATCGTCGTCCTGTTCTGGAATTTCACGGTAAACCGCATTTGGACGTATTCAGACGTCACCTAG
- a CDS encoding pseudouridine synthase — protein sequence MSERLQKILARTGIGSRRACETYIRDGRVTVNGRAATIGMKADADVDVIRVDGERIDAREKPVYIAVYKPRGVLSSHRSQGGNSTIFDLVKIPQRTFIVGRLDLDSEGLILLTNDGELANLLLHPRYEHEKEYRVLLDRTPDDGQLSALAHGVSLPEGVKSLPARVWREDSSTNTSWVHIVLRQGRKRQIREMMRTLGLEVRRLIRVRIGPIQLGNLRLGTWRFLSKSEQKMLQRLLRDKQPSTRRTRSPGRSDVGRKNRQAGE from the coding sequence ATGTCGGAAAGATTGCAAAAGATACTTGCAAGAACGGGGATTGGCTCTCGACGTGCCTGTGAAACTTATATCCGTGATGGCCGTGTGACGGTAAATGGACGTGCTGCCACGATCGGAATGAAAGCGGACGCAGATGTCGATGTGATTCGGGTAGACGGTGAACGCATCGATGCCAGAGAGAAGCCCGTGTACATTGCTGTATACAAACCCCGGGGCGTGCTTTCGTCACATCGTTCTCAGGGTGGAAACAGCACGATTTTCGACTTAGTAAAAATCCCTCAACGTACCTTTATTGTGGGAAGGCTCGATCTGGACAGTGAGGGGTTAATCCTGCTCACCAATGATGGTGAACTGGCCAACCTTCTGCTGCATCCGCGTTACGAGCATGAAAAAGAATATCGCGTTTTATTGGACCGAACTCCGGATGACGGCCAATTGTCCGCCCTGGCGCACGGCGTATCGCTTCCAGAAGGGGTAAAATCTTTACCGGCGCGAGTCTGGCGGGAAGATTCGTCAACGAACACATCCTGGGTGCATATTGTCCTACGCCAGGGCCGCAAGCGGCAGATTCGCGAGATGATGCGTACGTTGGGGTTGGAAGTTCGAAGATTGATTCGCGTGCGTATTGGCCCAATTCAACTGGGAAACCTGCGGCTCGGAACGTGGCGCTTTCTATCGAAATCCGAGCAAAAAATGCTGCAGCGCTTGCTGAGGGATAAGCAGCCTTCCACCCGTCGGACACGCAGTCCGGGAAGGTCTGACGTAGGGCGTAAAAATCGACAGGCAGGGGAATAG
- the scpB gene encoding SMC-Scp complex subunit ScpB, which yields MAARVEALLFVSPAPVSISQLGTALDASPRLIQKALDTLDEELKRRGLRLQHHRSLFQLTTAPELSEDVERFLQLESTSRLTPAALEVISIIAYQQPVTRPQIDAVRGVNSDSVLRTLLRYGLIEETGRSESPGRPILYATTTEFLQQFGIESLDQLPPLNLETLPSTDETTGSEDQGETQSEV from the coding sequence TTGGCCGCGCGCGTCGAAGCGTTGCTTTTCGTTTCGCCTGCACCAGTTTCCATTTCACAATTAGGGACCGCTCTCGATGCCTCGCCTCGCTTGATACAGAAAGCATTGGATACGTTGGATGAAGAACTGAAGCGACGGGGGTTGAGGCTGCAGCACCACCGATCTCTCTTTCAACTTACAACAGCGCCCGAACTTTCCGAGGATGTGGAGCGATTCCTTCAATTGGAGAGCACCTCACGTCTGACCCCCGCGGCGTTGGAGGTGATATCCATAATCGCCTACCAGCAGCCAGTCACTCGACCACAGATCGATGCCGTTCGAGGCGTCAATTCGGACAGCGTGCTGCGTACCTTGCTGCGTTATGGCCTCATCGAAGAGACCGGCAGAAGTGAAAGCCCCGGCAGACCGATCCTCTACGCTACGACAACGGAGTTTCTCCAGCAGTTTGGAATCGAATCTCTGGATCAACTCCCTCCGTTGAATCTCGAAACACTTCCTTCGACGGATGAAACCACGGGTTCGGAGGATCAAGGGGAAACCCAATCGGAAGTCTGA
- the sucD gene encoding succinate--CoA ligase subunit alpha: MSILIDASTNLLVQGITGREGFFHTVRMIEYGSKIVAGVTPGKGGEWVYEGKIPVFDTVKSAVETTGADTSVIFVPARFAVDAMLEATDAGMSLCICITEGVPVQDMMRVRQYMGQKGVRLVGPNCPGILTPGECKAGIIPGHITQPGSVGLVSRSGTLTYEVLYALKLAGIGTSTCVGIGGDPVNGTSFIDVLGMFQADPHTDKVVLIGEIGGKDEELAAEYISDHMTKPVVAFIAGQSAPPGKRMGHAGAIVEGGSGLAADKIKALESAGVIVADQPEAIPSLL; this comes from the coding sequence ATGAGTATTCTCATTGATGCGAGCACGAATCTTCTCGTGCAGGGGATCACGGGTCGTGAAGGATTCTTCCATACCGTACGGATGATCGAGTACGGGTCGAAGATCGTGGCAGGCGTCACACCGGGTAAAGGCGGCGAGTGGGTTTACGAAGGGAAGATCCCGGTTTTCGACACGGTGAAAAGCGCGGTCGAGACGACCGGCGCCGATACCAGCGTGATTTTCGTTCCGGCCAGGTTTGCCGTCGACGCGATGCTAGAAGCGACAGATGCCGGAATGTCGTTGTGCATCTGTATTACGGAAGGCGTTCCTGTTCAGGACATGATGCGAGTTCGGCAGTACATGGGCCAGAAGGGTGTGCGCTTGGTTGGACCGAATTGTCCGGGAATCCTCACACCGGGAGAATGCAAAGCCGGCATCATACCCGGTCACATCACTCAACCTGGCTCCGTTGGCCTCGTATCTCGATCGGGAACGTTAACCTACGAAGTCCTTTATGCGTTGAAGCTGGCTGGCATCGGCACATCGACTTGTGTAGGAATCGGCGGAGATCCGGTCAACGGGACGTCCTTTATCGACGTGTTGGGCATGTTCCAGGCCGATCCGCATACCGACAAGGTAGTCCTGATCGGAGAAATCGGCGGGAAGGACGAAGAACTTGCCGCGGAGTACATCAGCGATCACATGACGAAACCGGTGGTGGCTTTCATCGCAGGACAATCCGCGCCGCCCGGGAAACGCATGGGGCATGCCGGGGCGATCGTGGAGGGAGGTTCCGGGCTGGCAGCTGATAAAATCAAAGCATTGGAATCGGCTGGCGTGATTGTGGCGGATCAGCCTGAAGCGATACCTTCTTTGTTGTGA
- a CDS encoding G5 domain-containing protein, which produces MRPEQRLQKNLLIAFLAAILIASCSGPRTTAEQIQVTIVVDGEETGLSVPSGSTVQFAIDTSGITLGTLDRLDPPGYTLLDAGSTITVTRVGERFEIEQIEIPFERQTLRNESLPIGESHLLQPGSNGLQEITYRILEEGGVEISRTPVKNTILVEPVPEIVMVGIQSAYTPVSIEGKLAYISGQNAWIVQGDTGNRRPLVLTGDLDGYIFKLSDDGRFLLFTRQVEDDEDTINRLWAVSTTDANAELIDLKVENIVHFADWMPGIDSRIVAYSTVEPSPAAPGWQANNDLLTVRFTESGVVFRPETVIEPNAGGQYGWWGTTFVWGEDHLHLAYAQADSIGLVDFDTASFVPLQEITPYRTLSDWAWVPGLTWGRDNRTLFFIDHGDPIALENPDASPVFDLVALTGQGGLRLPLAEKTGMFAYPTVSPASLLDTGEIEYKVAFLQAISPLESDTSNYRLTVLDRDGSNLHGIFPPPGESGLEPQPVVWSPGADQIAVIYRGDLWIVDVASEMGQRITAEGLTLSMDWSP; this is translated from the coding sequence ATGAGACCTGAGCAGAGACTGCAAAAAAACCTACTAATCGCGTTCCTGGCCGCCATCTTGATCGCTTCATGTTCCGGTCCCCGGACGACAGCGGAGCAGATACAGGTTACGATCGTCGTCGACGGTGAAGAAACCGGGTTGTCGGTCCCATCCGGATCGACGGTCCAATTTGCTATCGATACCAGCGGCATTACGTTGGGAACGCTCGATCGCCTCGACCCGCCGGGCTATACCCTGCTCGATGCCGGTTCGACGATCACGGTTACGCGCGTCGGCGAACGCTTCGAGATCGAACAAATCGAAATCCCTTTCGAACGTCAAACCCTGCGCAACGAATCTCTTCCGATCGGCGAATCTCACTTGCTGCAGCCGGGATCGAACGGGCTGCAAGAGATCACTTACCGCATATTGGAAGAAGGCGGCGTGGAAATTTCACGAACACCGGTCAAGAACACGATCCTGGTCGAACCCGTCCCGGAAATTGTCATGGTCGGGATTCAATCGGCATACACCCCTGTCTCCATCGAGGGGAAATTGGCTTACATATCGGGACAAAATGCCTGGATCGTCCAGGGCGACACCGGCAATCGCCGGCCACTCGTGCTGACGGGTGATCTGGACGGATACATATTCAAGCTCTCCGACGACGGGCGCTTCTTACTCTTCACCCGCCAGGTCGAGGACGACGAAGATACGATCAATCGTTTGTGGGCCGTTTCCACCACAGACGCAAACGCTGAACTCATCGATCTGAAAGTGGAGAACATCGTCCACTTCGCGGATTGGATGCCCGGCATCGATTCCCGCATCGTTGCCTATTCGACCGTCGAACCCAGCCCCGCCGCACCCGGTTGGCAGGCCAACAACGATCTGCTAACGGTTCGATTCACGGAATCGGGTGTGGTCTTCCGTCCGGAAACGGTGATCGAACCCAACGCCGGCGGCCAGTATGGATGGTGGGGGACGACGTTCGTCTGGGGCGAGGACCACCTTCACCTGGCGTATGCACAGGCAGACAGCATCGGTCTCGTCGATTTCGACACCGCCAGCTTCGTCCCGCTTCAGGAGATTACGCCCTATCGGACGCTGAGTGATTGGGCCTGGGTCCCGGGACTCACCTGGGGGCGGGACAATCGGACGCTCTTTTTCATCGATCATGGAGATCCGATTGCACTCGAAAATCCAGACGCATCACCTGTTTTCGATCTCGTGGCGCTTACCGGCCAGGGCGGTTTGCGCTTACCGCTTGCGGAAAAAACGGGGATGTTCGCCTACCCGACGGTTTCCCCGGCCAGCTTGCTGGATACCGGCGAAATCGAATACAAGGTGGCATTTCTGCAAGCAATCTCTCCGCTAGAAAGCGACACGAGCAACTACCGTTTGACCGTCTTGGATCGAGACGGCAGCAACCTGCACGGAATCTTTCCCCCACCTGGTGAAAGCGGATTAGAACCGCAGCCCGTCGTATGGTCACCCGGGGCCGATCAAATTGCCGTCATTTACCGTGGCGATCTCTGGATCGTGGATGTCGCCAGTGAAATGGGGCAAAGGATCACTGCAGAAGGCTTGACCCTCTCGATGGACTGGAGCCCCTGA
- a CDS encoding SDR family oxidoreductase, producing MLKDQMRVVVTGGAGFIGSHLCDYLLRKGHQVVIIDNLLTGSLENIAHFEGNDDVLFIKQDVSEHISVPGRIDAVMHLASPASPNQSSPYGYPQLSIQTLKVGSLGTHNALGVARAHDAAFLLASTSEIYGDPEVHPQHEEYFGHVNPVGIRSVYDEAKRFAEAITMAYHRKHGLRTHIARIFNTFGPRMRLDDGRVVPNFIGQAIQNKPLTIYGDGKQTRSFCYVSDTVEGLYRLLQSDYNLPVNIGNPVEMTIMQLAELINRLTKNQAGIEILPDSRAPADPQRRQPDISRAREILDWAPQVDIEAGLERTIKDFQSRI from the coding sequence ATGCTCAAGGACCAAATGCGAGTCGTGGTGACCGGTGGAGCCGGGTTTATCGGTTCACATCTCTGCGATTACCTGCTTCGAAAAGGTCATCAAGTCGTCATCATCGACAATCTCCTCACGGGCAGCCTGGAAAATATCGCGCATTTCGAAGGAAATGACGACGTGCTCTTCATCAAGCAAGATGTGTCGGAGCACATCTCCGTACCCGGCAGGATCGATGCCGTGATGCATCTCGCATCGCCGGCCAGCCCTAACCAATCCTCACCGTACGGTTATCCGCAATTATCGATACAGACCTTGAAGGTCGGTTCGCTGGGCACACACAACGCTCTCGGAGTCGCACGCGCACACGATGCAGCGTTTCTACTCGCCTCGACGTCTGAAATCTACGGCGATCCGGAGGTTCATCCGCAGCATGAGGAGTACTTCGGCCACGTGAACCCTGTAGGCATCCGCTCTGTGTACGATGAAGCGAAACGCTTCGCGGAAGCCATAACGATGGCCTATCACCGCAAACACGGCTTGCGCACGCACATCGCCCGGATCTTCAACACCTTCGGTCCTCGCATGCGTCTCGACGACGGACGCGTCGTGCCCAACTTCATCGGCCAGGCCATTCAAAACAAACCGCTTACGATTTACGGCGACGGCAAGCAAACCCGTAGTTTTTGTTACGTAAGCGACACCGTCGAAGGCCTTTATCGTTTACTTCAAAGCGACTACAATCTACCGGTCAACATCGGGAATCCGGTCGAAATGACGATCATGCAATTGGCCGAGTTGATCAACCGCCTGACGAAAAACCAGGCCGGAATTGAAATCCTGCCCGACTCGCGTGCGCCGGCCGACCCACAACGCCGGCAGCCGGACATCTCACGCGCCCGGGAGATTCTCGATTGGGCACCGCAGGTAGACATCGAAGCAGGATTGGAACGGACCATAAAGGATTTTCAGAGCCGTATATGA